From Nerophis lumbriciformis linkage group LG38, RoL_Nlum_v2.1, whole genome shotgun sequence, the proteins below share one genomic window:
- the LOC133578118 gene encoding odorant receptor 131-2-like yields the protein MNTQFMLHNVTVVVGYRDPFIKVVFKNVLVFVLGLLINYINIIFMHTFCKHQMFYTNPRYILFFHLVLNNVIQVNLTLVLFFASYIVYTINVSVCATLILLALFTTENMPLNLACMAAECYIAVCLPLQHARLCTVNRTLITIVLIWTTILISVLPDLFITLATEPLDFFSSRVFCLRENAFPNPLLSKKNDSTYVVYLILVWSVLFYTYFMILCTAQKANKDGKKARMTILLHSVQVLLCMTTYAAPMLKTTLKNWFPKYHSDTLFACYIIVQILPRAINPVLYGVRDKCLSKSFMYEMSCKSVGRPNL from the exons ATGAACACGCAGTTCATGCTGCACAATGTGACCGTGGTTGTGGGGTACCGAGACCCGTTTATCAAAGTGGTCTTCAAAAATGTTCTAGTGTTTGTCCTTGGCCTGCTCATCAACTACATCAACATCATCTTCATGCACACCTTCTGCAAGCACCAG ATGTTCTACACCAACCCTCGCTACATCCTCTTCTTCCACCTGGTGCTGAACAACGTGATCCAAGTGAACTTGACCCTGGTGCTCTTCTTTGCCAGCTACATCGTCTACACGATCAACGTGTCCGTGTGTGCCACTTTGATCCTGCTGGCGCTCTTCACCACCGAGAACATGCCGCTCAATCTGGCGTGCATGGCGGCCGAGTGCTACATCGCCGTGTGCCTGCCACTGCAGCATGCCCGCCTCTGCACTGTCAACAGAACTCTCATCACTATCGTTCTGATCTGGACCACCATCTTGATCTCTGTTCTGCCTGACCTCTTCATCACCTTAGCCACCGAGCCGCTCGACTTCTTCTCTTCCAGAGTGTTCTGTTTGCGAGAAAATGCCTTCCCTAATCCGCTGCTTTCCAAAAAGAATGACAGCACCTACGTTGTGTACCTGATCCTGGTCTGGTCTGTTCTATTTTACACATACTTTATGATTCTCTGCACCGCCCAAAAGGCCAACAAGGACGGCAAGAAGGCCCGGATGACCATCCTGCTACACAGCGTCCAGGTCCTCCTATGCATGACCACGTATGCCGCGCCGATGCTCAAAACCACTTTAAAGAACTGGTTCCCTAAGTACCACAGCGACACTCTCTTTGCTTGCTACATCATCGTCCAGATTCTACCTCGTGCCATCAATCCTGTCCTCTATGGCGTTCGAGACAAATGTTTGAGTAAGTCATTCATGTACGAAATGAGCTGCAAGAGCGTTGGGCGCCCGAACCTTTGA